One window of the Zea mays cultivar B73 chromosome 3, Zm-B73-REFERENCE-NAM-5.0, whole genome shotgun sequence genome contains the following:
- the LOC103651133 gene encoding probable ethylene response sensor 1: protein MGFIKPIASIKRLSVSVMLAPDLPLCAIGDEKRLMQTILNISGNAVKFTKEGHITLVASIVKADSLREFRTPEFHPTASDEHFYLKVQVKDTGCGVSPQDLPHVFTKFAHPQSGGNRGFNGSGLGLAICKRFVSLMGGHIWIDSEGTGRGCTATFVIKLGVCDNTNTYQQQLIMKCI, encoded by the exons ATGGGTTTCATTAAACCAATTGCATCTATCAAGAGGCTATCTGTATCGGTTATGTTGGCACCAGATCTGCCGTTATGTGCAATTGGTGATGAAAAGAGACTCATGCAAACTATTCTGAACATCTCTGGCAATGCTGTAAAGTTTACCAAGGAGGGACACATCACGCTTGTAGCTTCCATTGTGAAGGCTGACTCTTTGAGAGAGTTCAGAACCCCAGAATTTCATCCAACTGCAAGTGATGAACATTTCTATTTGAAAGTTCAG GTAAAAGATACAGGCTGTGGAGTTAGTCCTCAGGATCTACCTCATGTATTCACAAAGTTTGCTCATCCTCAAAGTGGAGGAAACCGAGGGTTTAATGGTAGTGGTCTTGGCCTTGCCATATGCAAGAG GTTTGTGAGTCTTATGGGAGGGCACATCTGGATCGACAGCGAAGGAACCGGAAGAGGTTGCACCGCAACATTCGTCATCAAGCTGGGTGTGTGTGACAACACAAACACCTACCAGCAGCAGCTGATAATGAAGTGCATCTGA